actacgggaaatttagcatggccaattcacctgacctgcacatctttggactgtgggaggaaaccggagcacccggaggaaacccacgcagacacggggagaacgtgcaaactccacacagtcagtcgcctgaggcggtaattgaacccgctgtgaggcaacagtgctaaccactatgccaccgtgccgccccactggaaaggaagagaaaaggtgAGGGCAGGAGATCGATTGGACATGACTGAGGTCTGTGCCACTCACAATGAgggatgggagggggagttccttggttaaagaaaaagaaggacatGTCAGAGGCAGCCTGGCAGCATACAGCATAGAGGGAGAAACTTGGAAAATAGAATGGAGTCCTTGCAGGCAGCAGGGTGTGAGGAAGTGTAGTCATGGTAACTGAGAGGTTCGGAGGGTTCATAATGGACATTGTGGACAGCCTAGCCCCAGAATTGGAAGCAACAAAGtaaaggaagggagggagagaattggagatggaccacGTGAACATGAGAGAAGGATGGAAATGAAAGCAAAgtcaatgccattagggaggatttccaggactttgacccagtggcactgaaggaacagcgatatatttccaagtgagggtggtgagtgacttggaggagaacttgttcccacgtatctgctgcccttgtccttcaggatggaagtggttgtgggtttggaaggtgcaggcTAAGGATCttgagtgaatttctgcagtgcatcttgtagatggtacacactgttacaaagcattggtggtggaaggagtggatgtttgtggatgtggtgccaatcaagtgggttactttgtcatggatggtgtcaagccagttgtattgttggaactgcacccatccaggcaagtggggagtattccatcacactcctgacttgtgccttgtagatggtggacaggctcttgggagtcaggagatgagttgttCAATCCCATATtactagcctttgacctgctttttTAGCCACCGTATTAATATGGCTAGCCCTGTTCAGTCAAGTGTAATGGATGGTGGCAGACAGGATCATGGGATTGAGACCATAATCAGGTAAACAGTGATCTTATTGGATTGTGGAACAAGTTCTTAGAACTAAATGGTTGCTTCCTGTTCCCAAGTCCTACTTTCTTATTGCTGGAAAAGGgagatacagagggacaggatCAAGCACAATTGTGATGCCCTTTGTGGTGGAATTTCTCACTTCCTTTCTAGTGAAGAACATTGGGTGTGGATATCAGTTGTCCTCGGTACCATTGCAAGTGTGCACTTGCTGGAGTCTCGACGCAGCTCAGGTGTGCAGTGGGAAGAGACTAGCCGGGGTGGCGGTGTGGTTGGCagtttaaaagaacaaaaaagcCACATTTTGCAGGATCCTAACATCTCAACCTCATTCCTCCTCAGTGTATCTTCAAACCACTCCAGAGACCTGTCAGGAGAGACTGAAATCCCGGTGTAGGACTGAAGAGAAAGTGATTCCCTTAGTGAGTATGAACATGCACAGGGGTTTGGGTCAGGTCGATGTGAAGGGCATTTGCTTTGGTTCGAGACTTTCTGACAATGGCTCATCCTCACTTATTCATTTATCATCATCATTTGTATCAATTGTCAGCGATCAGACATAGGGGAGGTGGTGGCAGAATGATATTGTCAGTGGACTATCTGTGATCCAGATGTCACGCTAATGCTTAGGGTTACAGGTAGCCAATAGAATTTAATGTCCATGAAACCATTATaagaatgcattggagagagtgcagaagtgggCCAAgctcaggcaagtgggactggtttagtttgggaacatggtcggcgtggactagagtcatagagtaatagagatgtacagcacggaaacagcgtgccaagccactcaccaccctcacttggaaatatatcgctgttccttcggtctaacccaacccaatctagtcccacctgccagcacccagcccatatccctccaaacccttcctattcatatatccatccaaatgccttttaaatgttgcaattgtaccagcctccaccacttcctctagcagctcattccatacacgtaccaccctctgtgtgaaaaagttgccccttaggtctcttttatatctttcccctctcaccctaaacctatgccctctagttctggactctccgaccccatggaaaagactttgcctatttatcctatccatgcccctcataattttgtaaacctctataaggtcattcctcagcctctgacgctccagggaaaacagccccagcctgttcagcctctccctatagctcaaatcctccaactctggcaacatccttgtaaatcttttctgaaccctttcaagtttcacaacatctttccgactagttggaccgaaggatctgtttccatactgtgtgatTCTATAAACGATTATATAcgctattatttaaatgattcTATAAGTGATTTACAGGAATGATTCcatgaatgagaaacttcagtgatgaggcaAGTAGCAGAAAACAATTGATGCTTAGAGTCTAGCTCATGAAGGACTTGGTACCTACTGGGATAGGGAGAGTTGGAGGAGAGGGGTGAGTTTGGAAATTGGGGAGGAAAATTACTTCAGTTTTGTGCATTCCTCTCACTGTtgactgtgtccaattttgtCAGGAGTATttagaagctcttcatcagctttATGAAGACTGGCTGATCAGAGAGACCTCCTTCACAGTACCTGCCCCTGTGCTGGTGAGCAACTTAACTGGAAATGATATTACTAACTCGTGAGTCGCAAGAGGTAGGATTGGATCTGATGTAATAATGAGGAGTGGGGTAGAGATGGTTACAGTGACTCGTACTGTAATAAAAGGTGGATATGGATTATTGTAATGGTGATGTAATGAGGGCTGGCTGTAATGGCTGGTGTTTTAATAAGGGGCAGAGTAGATATGGCTGTACTGGTTGGTGTTATAAGGAGCGGAGGGGTAGAGGAAGAGGCAATTAGATAGCTTCTATTGTAATGAAGGGTCGAGATAATTTGAATAGCTGATATTGTAATGTGGGGTGGAGTGTAGATAATTGTAAGAGCAGTATTATGAATGGTATGGATAATTCCGGTAGCTGGTATTGTAATGAGGGGTAGAGATTATTCGAATAGCTGATATTGTAATAAGGGGTAGAGATTATTTGAATAGCTGGTATTGTAATGAGGGGTGGAGATAATTAGGATTGTTGGTACTGTAATGAGGGGTGGAGGTAATCATGGTACTGTAATGAGGGATGGAGATGGTGTTGAACGAGTATTATCACAGACTTGATCCTCAGCTGGTGCTGTGTATCCTTTGCTCATTGTTTGAACCGTTTGTTCTAGGTGATCCCTGCAGATCATGATGTTCAGAAGATGCTGAAACAGTACGAGGACCAAAAGGAGAAGATTCTGTATTCCTTTTGCAAAAGATCTTCTACATGAAAACTACATATAACTGGATGATCAACAACTTAAACCTTTTACTGTACAATGAATACTGTACCACCAAAACTGTTAGGTACCATTTGCCATAAGCTCCAACTTAGAGCATTTTGAACCAGCTGGAACTAGTTCCAGTTAATTTTTTTCACGGGGTGAGGGCATccctggctagggcagcatttgcccatcccaaattgcccagatgGTAtcaagtgtcaaccacattgctgtgggtctggagtcacatgtaggccagacaaggatgGTAGATTCCTTCAGCAATCAgcaatcattagactcttaattccagatttttattgaattcaaattccaccatctgccatggtgggatcgaAACCTGggactccagaacattacctgggtctctaaattaacagtccagcgatagtaCCACTAGGCCAGCCCCTCTCCTAGATGGTTTGATGGTAGTTTAGTTGTGTTATTGGAGGTTTAATTATGAACCCTTGTCTTGCCGACACTGCCATTGGCTGACTTCATGCTCCAATTTGGCAGTGTTGTGGCTGTTACTTGTGATTAGAATGGTTCTCTGTCTGCTACTTTCCCGTTGCTATTCCCTGACCTTTGGGAATGTTACATTCCACACTTATTTATATGATGGGACAGAGGAGGACGATAAGTGATTCATGCATTCTTTAAGTAACGTTGTTCGGTTAAGCAGCAAGCATTATATTTATCATGTTTCTTGATTTAAATCAACAAGAAATTACCAAAATAAGTTCAATATTTACTTAAAGTGCAATCTGGAATTTACagaaattggccatttggcccaactagtcagTGTTTATTCCATGTTTACTTTGTCCCAGTTTGTCTGTCTCCCCTTTGTGTAGGATAAAGCACGAAAAAGCTCCGTAGATTACAAAAATCAGACCGTTACACAAAATCTTTAAACAATCTCAGCTGGGTATAATGTGtcttgagttttgtttttatGTTATACTTTAGTCATGAGTTTTGGAGAGAGTATAGAATTAATAAGCGTTCAAAAGGCTGAATTCTCATAATTTCTGCATCTGAATAGCTTCCTGCAACATTCTGTGCTGTTCTGTAAACTCCTTTCCTTGGGATGCTACCAGAAATGATGCAGTTGCAGGTATATGCTTTGGCTGAGATGCTGGGGATGAGTCGGAGAAGATGAATcttaagaggagatttaatggagGTGGTTTAAATCGTACGCTGCTACAGTGGAGTATTTAGAGCAGCCGTATTTTCAATGAAGATTGGAGAATGGCCGGTGTGGGGGAGGGATGCACAGGATCcaagtgattggcaaaagagGACAGAAGGAAAAGCTTTTTAATGCAcagagtggttaggatttggaaagcGGTGCCTTACAGTGAGTACTTGCAGCAACTTTGGAAAGAGAATTGGATTAAAATGTGAAAGAGGAAATGGTTGTAGGAACATTGGGCAAGTAAGTGAATTGGATGCATTGGGTTGCTTTTTAAAGCAGCCAAACGCAGACTAGATTTTGGACTAACAAGGGAGGCCGAGGTTATCAGGATATAAACAGCATGCTCCTAATGTTTGTGTTGGAGTAGCCTCCTGTAGTGTCCTGTAAACCTGTTTTCTCTGGCATTCCCTTGGGTTTGAAGATACCTTGCTTCCTGTCTGGTTCTGTGAATTCTGAGGTGGTTGATGGTCCAGATTCTGCCAcatgtcgggggtggggggggggggggggggttggtggtgagTGGCACTTGAAGGTTGGGAGATGGATTATTTGTATGTTTCCTCCAACACCTAGACTCTACCTCCTGTGTGTTCCCAACAATAGCTCTCAATGTTTTTGACTTCTTCCTGGATTAACCTTTTCCTGTTTTGCCCATCACAGCCAAGTCCTCTCATGAGTTGGTGGGGGATGTGTGACTGACTTCTGGAAGGTTTTGAGGACAGCCCGAAAGagggatggtgcaggatggaAAGGGAGAACATAACTCTGGGGTGAATGTGTATAGTCAATATCAGTGTGACCCTTCAAGATTTAATTGTGTTTATCTTGTTTTATTGTGTTAGATATTTGTGCTTACAAAATTTATTGTTACAGTTAAGATTGTTAAGATGGCCCCTGtttttgaatttttgaaaaaaaaaaccttaatttTTTCCAGGGAACAGATTAAACAATTGTATTGATCCTCATTGACCAGTTCTGACCAGTATCCGAGCTGGAGTGGTATCACTCTCACAGGAGAACACTGACCACTTCACTCATCTCCTGATGGATGTCTTTAACTGCACTGTGTGTTGGGACCACACTCTGTACTTTTAtaaacatttgtttttttcttcacACGTGTTAAAGTTAATGGAAAATTGTTACATGAGCCCATCTTTTTGCCATATTCCGTTTATCATCATTTCTTCCATGACTCTGTGTGCTGAAAATAAACAATTCAGTGGATTTGGTGATAATTAGTTGTGATTTATTTGGTAATGAAGAAGTAAACTTGTTCAAAATTAGACTGGGCTGCAAATCCAGAGTAACATTTACCCTTCCTCCTGCCAAAATACTCCTGAAGTGAGTTTGCAAACAAGTTAAATTTGACACCGAGCCTCTGCAGGAGGTATGATTAGAAAGTTGGTCAAATGATGAATTTTGAagagttttgaacttcccccttAGCTTGGAGGATGCACAGAATGTGCAGCATGTGGGGAATGAGTGGGCTGTGCCAATGTATTGATTACCTTTAGGATGTGTGTTGGTGGAATAGTGTAACAACATAGAATTGATCTTTCACTGAAGTCCGCAGCTAAACCAACCTCAAAATTacagtcatccagcatggaaccagacccttttgtccaactagtccatgccaatcatattCCCaagctaaaccagtcccacttgccttgcattcagcccatatctctctaaacctttcctaatcatgaacttatctaaatgtcttttaaatgttgtaactgtacctacattcaccacttcctctagcagttcaccccaaacacaaaccactctgtgtcaAAACGTTGCCTGTcaagccctttttaaatctttctcctttcaccttaaacatatgctatCTAGTTTTGAAGTCCCATGTCCTGGGTAAAAAAACCCTTGCTACTtgccttatttatgcccctcataattttataaacctctataaggttacccctcaacctatGCTCAtgtgaaaaaaggtcccagcctatttttacaactcaaacccttcattcttgGCAAAAccttagtaaatcttttctgaactctctccaacttaataatattccTCCCATACTAGGGCATACAAACCCGCACACAGTACTGcacaagaggcctcaccaaagtcccgTACAaattcaacatgacctcccaactcctatactcaaaaggtttgagcaataaaggcaagcgtgccaaatccaccttaaccaccctgtctaccttgatgcaaatttcaaagaatcatgtaccTGAGCCCCCTAGGTCTTGCTTCTGCAACACTACCCacggccctaccattaattgtaccaGTCTTGCTTTTGTTTTAACCAAATGCAATCTCAAAGTTTATATTCCAATATGGCAGTGGCGGAGTAGGCAGCATACAGGCTCCTTGTCTAGGCTGGCCTTGTCCTCCTtgtctgcattttcttttccatcTACCCCTTCTCTTTTTCCTTTAATGTACCTGATAATGAGAGCTGTTCAGCAGGAGATGATTTTGATGGACTGTGGAGCAGCAGCAACATTATCTGAGACATACGCGGCCGCAGAGATGGTTGGTCAGCCTGGTAAGACTTGAGCAGGACACtttctgcagcatggtgtgggtggGGAATCCCGGAGCGGGACACtttctgcagcatggtgtgggtggGGAATCCTGGAGCGGGACACtttctgcagcatggtgtgggtggGGAAtcctggagcgggacactctctgcagcatggtgtgggtggGGAATCCTGGAGCGGGACACtgtgcagcatggtgtgggtggGGAATCCTGGAGCGGGACACtgtgcagcatggtgtgggtggggaagcctggagtgggacactgtGCAGCGTGGTGTGGGACTCTGGCAGTGGTATGCTATAGCAGCGGAGAAGGAAACATGTTACTCGTTATAAGTTATTTTGattaagttttattttgtgaatgacactTGCGTATGAGTGACagtacacacttttcactgtattttatagtgaatacatgtgacaataaaggatattcatcTCATAGTTACCTAAATTAAAATCCAGCTGTTAACCTTCATCCTATTGATTCAATTGATCAACATTTCTTtgcaatctgagataaccttcatcaTTGTTCACTGTATCACCAATCCTGGTATCATCCACAGACTCACTAACCATGTGCCTATATTCTCAtgcaaaacatttatgtaaacaaCAAATAAAAGTATCAATCCCTGATGAACACTGGGAcacaggcctctggtctgaaaaacaacccccctggtctttttttaaaaattggtcagggtcccaccaccccctccctccaACCCCAACACCACTCCCATCAGAGGGTCCAGAGCAAAGCTCACTCCACCTTTATAAAATGGAAAAGTGAATGTTTCCCTAACTTTTGAACCAAAATGAAATTCCAGTGACTCTGGGAAAAGCCAAACAACAAATAAACAAAGAATGGCTTTTCTTGGCTCTACACCACCAACTACCCTTGAGGTAGGGGCAACATGGGTCAAAATGTGGAATAAATATTTCTTGATAAAATTCCAGTGCCCATGGGTCTTCTAGTGGGTCAAAAATTGAAACAAAGGGAAAATAAGACAGCTCTCTTCCTGGGGGACCAACCCGAAAACAAACAGAGTTCAAAAGGCAAAATGGAATCTTATACTACAGAAAAAAacttaaaaaacacacaatcatAAACTTATTCCAGATTGtattgaagtcaaatttcactgttttgccattgtgggatttgaattccCATTCTTAGAACATTGAGGTCTGGAGTGTTAATCTAGTGACAATTCTACCATCTCCCCAgtaaaacaatagacaataggtgcaggagtaggccattctgcccttcgagcctgcaccaccattcattatgatcatggctgatcatcctcaatcagtatcctgttcctaccttatctccataacccttgattccactatccttgagagctctacccaactctttcttaaacgaatccagagactgggcctccactgccttctggggcagagcattccacacacccaccactctctgggtgaagaagtttctcctcatctctgtcctaaatgttctatcctgtatttttaagctgtgtcctctggttcggcactcacccatcagcggNNNNNNNNNNNNNNNNNNNNNNNNNNNNNNNNNNNNNNNNNNNNNNNNNNNNNNNNNNNNNNNNNNNNNNNNNNNNNNNNNNNNNNNNNNNNNNNNNNNNNNNNNNNNNNNNNNNNNNNNNNNNNNNNNNNNNNNNNNNNNNNNNNNNNNNNNNNNNNNNNNNNNNNNNNNNNNNNNNNNNNNNNNNNNNNNNNNNNNNNNNNNNNNNNNNNNNNNNNNNNNNNNNNNNNNNNNNNNNNNNNNNNNNNNNNNNNNNNNNNNNNNNNNNNNNNNNNNNNNNNNNNNNNNNNNNNNNNNNNNNNNNNNNNNNNNNNNNNNNNNNNNNNNNNNNNNNNNNNNNNNNNNNNNNNNNNNNNNNNNNNNNNNNNNNNNNNNNNNNNNNNNNNNNNNNNNNNNNNNNNNNNNNNNNNNNNNNNNNNNNNNNNNNNNNNNNNNNNNNNNNNNNNNNNNNNNNNNNNNNNNNNNNNNNNNNNNNNNNNNNNNNNNNNNNNNNNNNNNNNNNNNNNNNNNNNNNNNNNNNNNNNNNNNNNNNNNNNNNNNNNNNNNNNNNNNNNNNNNNNNNNNNNNNNNNNNNNNNNNNNNNNNNNNNNNNNNNNNNNNNNNNNNNNNNNNNNNNNNNNNNNNNNNNNNNNNNNNNNNNNNNNNNNNNNNNNNNNNNNNNNNNNNNNNNNNNNNNNNNNNNNNNNNNNNNNNNNNNNNNNNNNNNNNNNNNNNNNNNNNNNNNNNNNNNNNNNNNNNNNNNNNNNNNNNNNNNNNNNNNNNNNNNNNNNNNNNNNNNNNNNNNNNNNNNNNNNNNNNNNNNNNNNNNNNNNNNNNNNNNNNNNNNNNNNNNNNNNNNNNNNNNNNNNNNNNNNNNNNNNNNNNNNNNNNNNNNNNNNNNNNNNNNNNNNNNNNNNNNNNNNNNNNNNNNNNNNNNNNNNNNNNNNNNNNNNNNNNNNNNNNNNNNNNNNNNNNNNNNNNNNNNNNNNNNNNNNNNNNNNNNNNNNNNNNNNNNNNNNNNNNNNNNNNAGTtctggtccttcagccactgttacctcagggagattgcttgtgtcttccccagtg
This genomic window from Chiloscyllium plagiosum isolate BGI_BamShark_2017 chromosome 17, ASM401019v2, whole genome shotgun sequence contains:
- the tk2 gene encoding thymidine kinase 2, mitochondrial isoform X3 → MYEDPSRWAITLQTYVQLTMLQQHILPQTVPIRMIERSIYSAKYVFVENHYRSSTMPAVDYAVLTEWFNWIVANIHIPVDLIVYLQTTPETCQERLKSRCRTEEKVIPLEYLEALHQLYEDWLIRETSFTVPAPVLVIPADHDVQKMLKQYEDQKEKILYSFCKRSST